The following proteins come from a genomic window of Mycolicibacterium rufum:
- a CDS encoding acyltransferase family protein codes for MTTATPERDRAVDVARIAALVVVMFGHCALLLASVDDRGVHVANLIGALPAIAPVTWIVQVMPLFFLAGGAAGAYGYRTGTPWGVWLFTRAQRLCRPVFVYLAAWTVGLVALRVLLGTESADRVGRESVALLWFLGVYLVALAFVPALTRLSTGRAVGTTLAGLLVLAALGDAARFATGDPAAGLGNFLVVWLIPVLLGVAYARRLVGVRAAAATALAAFAAQLTLAAVGPYDVSLVVTGAERVSNVSPPTMLLALHCTWMSCAFVLGAGMLQRWAQRPRVWRAVAAGNAGAMTLYLWHIPAIAVSAFGLSALGLDAYDVHAPDFWALLALRAAVFAVVMGVFFVVLSPVEHRRLPWWDAAVPARGVSAAVTGALVCAAGVALVLTAKAGLAGGGWVMLAAFLTAAIAARITASAGGRISVAEEPRSVGSRRP; via the coding sequence ATGACCACAGCGACCCCCGAGCGCGACCGGGCCGTCGACGTCGCGCGGATCGCCGCCCTCGTCGTCGTGATGTTCGGGCACTGCGCCCTGCTGCTGGCGTCCGTCGACGACCGCGGCGTGCACGTCGCCAACCTGATCGGCGCACTGCCCGCCATCGCGCCTGTCACCTGGATCGTCCAGGTCATGCCGCTGTTCTTCCTGGCCGGTGGCGCCGCCGGCGCCTACGGGTACCGCACCGGAACCCCATGGGGCGTCTGGCTGTTCACCCGGGCCCAGCGATTGTGCCGACCGGTGTTCGTCTATCTCGCCGCGTGGACGGTCGGCCTCGTCGCCCTCCGCGTGCTGCTCGGGACGGAGTCGGCCGACCGGGTCGGCCGGGAAAGCGTGGCGCTGCTGTGGTTCCTCGGTGTGTATCTGGTGGCGCTGGCGTTCGTGCCGGCCCTGACCCGGTTGTCCACCGGCCGTGCCGTCGGCACCACGCTCGCCGGCCTGCTGGTCCTCGCCGCGCTCGGCGACGCCGCCCGCTTCGCGACCGGTGACCCGGCGGCCGGCCTCGGCAACTTCCTGGTGGTGTGGTTGATCCCGGTGCTGCTCGGCGTCGCGTACGCGCGTCGGTTGGTCGGTGTCCGCGCCGCCGCCGCGACCGCGCTCGCGGCGTTCGCTGCGCAACTGACGCTCGCCGCCGTGGGACCCTACGACGTCTCGCTGGTGGTGACCGGTGCTGAGCGCGTCTCCAATGTGTCGCCGCCGACGATGCTGCTGGCGCTGCACTGCACCTGGATGTCGTGTGCGTTCGTGCTCGGCGCCGGAATGCTGCAGCGCTGGGCGCAGCGGCCGCGGGTCTGGCGCGCGGTGGCCGCGGGCAACGCCGGGGCGATGACGCTGTACCTGTGGCACATCCCGGCGATCGCGGTGTCCGCCTTCGGCCTCAGCGCGCTCGGGCTGGACGCCTATGACGTGCATGCCCCCGACTTCTGGGCACTGCTGGCGCTGCGGGCCGCCGTCTTCGCGGTCGTGATGGGCGTGTTCTTCGTGGTGCTGTCCCCGGTCGAACACCGACGGCTGCCGTGGTGGGATGCTGCCGTGCCGGCCCGCGGCGTGTCGGCCGCCGTCACCGGCGCGCTGGTCTGCGCAGCCGGGGTGGCGCTCGTCCTCACCGCCAAGGCCGGGCTCGCCGGCGGGGGATGGGTGATGCTCGCGGCGTTCCTGACGGCGGCGATCGCGGCCCGGATCACCGCGTCCGCGGGTGGCCGGATCAGCGTCGCAGAGGAGCCGAGATCAGTCGGTTCCCGACGGCCTTGA
- a CDS encoding NADP-dependent isocitrate dehydrogenase, with amino-acid sequence MSAEQPTLFYTLTDEAPLLATYAFLPVVRAFAHAADIDVKSSDISVAARILAEFSDRLSEDQRVPDNLTELGELTQFPETNIIKLPNISASVPQLLAAIKELKSKGYDLPDYPGDPKTDDERKIKERYAKILGSAVNPVLREGNSDRRAPKAVKEYARKHPHSMGEWSQASRTHVATMKGGDFYHGEKSMTLDKARNVRMELKTERGETIVLKPEVKLDDGDVIDSMFMSKKALIDFYEAQIEDAYKTGVMFSLHVKATMMKVSHPIVFGHAVKVFYKDAFAKHQALFDQLGVNVNNGLSDLYDKIEALPASQREEIIEDLHKCHEHRPELAMVDSAKGISNFHSPSDVIVDASMPAMIRLGGKMYGADGRTKDTKAVNPESTFSRMYQEVINFCKTNGQFDPTTMGTVPNVGLMAQKAEEYGSHDKTFEIPEPGVADIVDNETGEVLLTQNVEEGDIWRMPIVKDAPIQDWVKLAVTRARASGMPVVFWLDDERPHENELRAKVKKYLGDHDTEGLEITILPQVWAMRYTLERLIRGKDTISATGNILRDYLTDLFPILELGTSAKMLSIVPLMAGGGLYETGAGGSAPKHVHQLLEENHLRWDSLGEYLALGASFEDMGAKAGNKKASILGKTLDAAIGKLLDNDKSPSRKTGELDNRGSQFYLTLYWAQELANQSEDSELAEHFAPLAKTLAEQEHTIVEELNAVQGEAADIGGYYYPDREKTTAVMRPSKTFNEALESLPS; translated from the coding sequence ATGAGCGCCGAGCAGCCCACCCTCTTCTATACGCTGACCGACGAGGCGCCACTGCTCGCGACGTACGCCTTCCTCCCGGTGGTCCGCGCGTTCGCCCACGCCGCCGACATCGACGTCAAGTCCAGCGACATCTCGGTGGCCGCCCGCATCCTGGCCGAGTTCTCCGACCGGCTCAGCGAGGACCAGCGAGTACCGGACAACCTGACCGAGCTCGGTGAACTCACCCAGTTCCCCGAGACCAACATCATCAAGCTGCCGAACATCAGCGCTTCGGTCCCGCAGCTGCTGGCCGCGATCAAGGAACTCAAGAGCAAGGGCTACGACCTGCCCGACTACCCGGGCGATCCGAAGACCGACGACGAGCGCAAGATCAAGGAACGCTACGCCAAGATCCTCGGAAGCGCGGTCAATCCCGTTCTGCGTGAGGGCAATTCGGATCGTCGGGCGCCGAAGGCCGTCAAGGAGTACGCCCGCAAGCATCCGCACAGCATGGGGGAGTGGTCACAGGCGTCGCGCACCCACGTCGCGACGATGAAGGGCGGCGACTTCTACCACGGCGAGAAGTCGATGACGCTGGACAAGGCGCGCAACGTGCGCATGGAACTCAAGACCGAGCGCGGCGAGACCATCGTGCTCAAGCCGGAGGTCAAGCTCGACGACGGCGACGTCATCGACAGCATGTTCATGAGCAAGAAAGCCCTGATCGACTTCTACGAGGCGCAGATCGAGGACGCCTACAAGACCGGCGTGATGTTCTCCCTGCACGTCAAGGCCACCATGATGAAGGTCAGCCACCCCATCGTGTTCGGGCATGCGGTGAAGGTGTTCTACAAAGACGCGTTCGCCAAGCACCAGGCCCTGTTCGACCAGCTCGGCGTCAACGTCAACAACGGACTGTCCGACCTCTACGACAAGATCGAGGCACTGCCCGCCTCGCAGCGCGAAGAGATCATCGAAGACCTGCACAAGTGCCACGAGCACCGTCCGGAGCTCGCGATGGTCGACTCGGCGAAGGGCATCTCCAACTTCCACTCTCCCAGCGACGTCATCGTCGACGCCTCGATGCCGGCGATGATCCGGCTCGGCGGGAAGATGTACGGCGCCGACGGCCGAACCAAGGACACCAAGGCGGTCAACCCCGAGTCAACCTTCTCCCGGATGTACCAGGAGGTCATCAACTTCTGTAAGACCAACGGCCAGTTCGACCCCACCACGATGGGCACCGTGCCCAACGTCGGGTTGATGGCGCAGAAGGCCGAGGAGTACGGCAGCCACGACAAGACCTTCGAGATCCCGGAGCCCGGTGTCGCCGACATCGTCGACAACGAGACGGGGGAGGTGCTGCTGACCCAGAACGTCGAGGAAGGCGACATCTGGCGCATGCCGATCGTCAAGGACGCGCCGATCCAGGACTGGGTCAAGCTGGCCGTGACGCGCGCCCGCGCGTCGGGCATGCCGGTGGTGTTCTGGCTGGACGACGAACGGCCGCACGAGAACGAGCTGCGCGCCAAGGTGAAGAAGTACCTCGGCGACCATGACACCGAGGGGCTGGAGATCACGATCCTCCCGCAGGTGTGGGCCATGCGGTACACCCTGGAGCGGCTGATCCGCGGCAAGGACACCATCTCGGCGACCGGCAACATCCTGCGCGACTATCTGACCGACCTGTTCCCGATCCTGGAGCTGGGTACCAGCGCCAAGATGCTCTCGATCGTGCCGCTGATGGCCGGCGGCGGGCTCTACGAGACCGGGGCCGGCGGTTCCGCGCCCAAGCACGTCCACCAGCTGCTCGAAGAGAACCATCTGCGGTGGGACTCGCTCGGCGAGTACCTGGCCCTCGGCGCCAGTTTCGAGGACATGGGCGCCAAGGCCGGCAACAAGAAGGCCTCGATCCTGGGCAAGACCCTCGACGCCGCCATCGGCAAGCTGCTCGACAACGACAAGAGTCCGTCGCGCAAGACCGGCGAACTCGACAACCGGGGTAGCCAGTTCTACCTGACCCTGTACTGGGCTCAGGAGCTGGCCAATCAGAGCGAGGACTCCGAGCTCGCCGAGCACTTCGCTCCGCTCGCCAAGACCCTGGCCGAGCAGGAGCACACCATCGTCGAAGAGCTCAATGCCGTGCAGGGCGAGGCCGCCGACATCGGGGGCTACTACTACCCGGACCGGGAGAAGACCACCGCGGTGATGCGGCCGAGCAAGACCTTCAACGAGGCCCTGGAGTCGCTGCCGAGCTGA
- a CDS encoding cupin domain-containing protein — MQKVSIEALARQQLERAAAGGRNAADTVVGGHERILRQTVVGMTAGSEMSEHENPGEATIYVLKGSVRLIAGDQQWDGRTGDLLLIPDSRHSLLALDDSAILLTVAKRP; from the coding sequence ATGCAGAAGGTGTCGATCGAAGCGCTGGCCCGTCAACAACTCGAGCGCGCGGCCGCCGGTGGCCGCAACGCGGCCGACACCGTGGTGGGTGGGCACGAGCGCATCCTGCGGCAGACCGTCGTCGGCATGACCGCCGGTTCGGAGATGAGCGAACACGAGAACCCCGGCGAGGCGACCATCTACGTGCTCAAGGGGTCGGTGCGTTTGATCGCCGGCGACCAGCAGTGGGACGGCCGCACCGGCGACCTTCTGCTCATTCCGGACAGCCGCCATTCGCTGCTCGCGCTGGACGATTCGGCGATTCTGCTGACGGTAGCCAAGCGTCCCTGA
- a CDS encoding amino acid permease: protein MISIAGIIGAGLFVGSANAIAEAGPAVLISYMLAGTLVVLVMRMLGEMATANPDTGSFSVYADRALGGWAGFSIGWLYWWFWVLVIPVEATAAANILTDLVGGAQWIWALAVTLLLTITNLASVGNYGEFEFWFALIKVVAIIAFIGVGVAAIAGVLPDSQVSGIHHLWEPDGFMPNGFGAVIAGMLITMFSFMGTEIVTIAAAESPDPQHGISKAVRTVIWRISLFYIGSIFVIVALMPYDSLSNGSYQSTLQAIGIPGSKIIMDIVILTAVASCLNSALYTASRMLFSLSERHDAPRAVRKIARNGAPWVAVLASTAVGFLAVIGNYLLPEKIFGYLLATSGAVALFVYLAIAASQFVLGRRMRAEGERPPVRMWLFPHLTIVVMVAIVAILILMAFDPDQQQAIGLSVVSAVVIVGLGVFVHRRHARTEDSVTTT from the coding sequence ATGATCTCCATCGCGGGCATCATCGGCGCGGGCCTGTTCGTCGGCTCGGCCAATGCGATCGCCGAAGCGGGTCCGGCCGTGCTCATCTCCTACATGCTGGCCGGCACCCTGGTGGTGCTGGTGATGCGCATGCTGGGGGAGATGGCCACGGCCAACCCCGACACCGGCTCCTTCTCGGTGTACGCCGATCGCGCCCTCGGTGGCTGGGCCGGCTTCTCCATCGGCTGGCTGTACTGGTGGTTCTGGGTACTCGTCATCCCCGTCGAGGCCACCGCAGCGGCGAACATCCTGACCGACCTCGTCGGTGGCGCGCAATGGATCTGGGCACTGGCCGTCACGCTGCTGCTGACCATCACCAACCTCGCCAGCGTGGGCAACTACGGCGAATTCGAGTTCTGGTTCGCTCTGATCAAGGTCGTCGCGATCATCGCGTTCATCGGCGTCGGCGTGGCCGCGATCGCCGGCGTCCTGCCCGACTCCCAGGTCAGCGGCATCCATCACCTCTGGGAGCCGGACGGGTTCATGCCCAACGGTTTCGGCGCCGTCATCGCCGGCATGCTGATCACGATGTTCTCGTTCATGGGCACCGAGATCGTGACCATCGCCGCCGCGGAATCACCCGATCCGCAGCACGGGATCTCCAAGGCGGTGCGGACCGTGATCTGGCGCATCTCGCTGTTCTACATCGGGTCGATCTTCGTCATCGTGGCGCTGATGCCCTACGACTCGCTGTCCAACGGGTCCTACCAGTCGACGCTGCAGGCGATCGGCATCCCCGGATCCAAGATCATCATGGACATCGTCATCCTGACCGCGGTGGCGTCCTGCCTGAACTCGGCGCTGTACACGGCGTCGCGAATGCTGTTCTCGCTCAGCGAGCGTCACGACGCTCCGCGGGCCGTGCGGAAGATCGCCCGCAACGGCGCCCCCTGGGTGGCCGTGCTGGCGTCGACGGCCGTCGGATTCCTCGCCGTCATCGGCAACTACCTGCTGCCGGAGAAGATCTTCGGATACCTGCTCGCCACCAGCGGCGCCGTCGCGCTGTTCGTCTACCTGGCCATCGCCGCCAGTCAGTTCGTGCTGGGTCGCCGCATGCGCGCCGAGGGGGAGCGTCCGCCGGTGCGGATGTGGCTGTTCCCGCATCTGACCATCGTGGTGATGGTCGCGATCGTCGCCATCCTGATCCTGATGGCCTTCGACCCCGATCAGCAGCAGGCCATCGGGCTGTCGGTGGTGTCGGCCGTCGTCATCGTGGGTCTGGGGGTGTTCGTGCACCGGCGGCACGCCCGCACCGAGGACTCCGTCACGACGACCTGA
- a CDS encoding alkaline phosphatase family protein — protein MSHARYVGRVGALAVTLGVGWAVATAAPGVAFADDTASGTGDTSATTDAGPSAASARSERRARVEQRRQEAREARADRQAQRQAAREARAADRDTDAETDTDTDTDTDGSESTVTVVSVATTPPSSTAESPSDPDPAAPLAATTLLTAAAASREERQALRRNAIAPPPPVSALAADDTPNVLVIGIDGTNLSKILANPANTNLFGLMQGGTTAASTIVGHTTISNPSWTSILTGAWGEHTGVINNVFTPWTYDAWPTVFNQLEGFDSSIETTAISDWDVIAGIAGAGSVPVDNNIYFTQVAGDTDWSKTDDRVGDATEAAIANANLDVANFVFGYFVGVDENGHMHGGDSPEYAAAIENVDRNVGEILAAVAASGEEWTILVVTDHGHQPQKGLGHGFQSPPETSTFVIANGGGFATGAINLTYSIVDITPTVVTLFGGQPSADSDGESLTDQADNNVFPIDDDGALRAGLLNIIAKYGYPDIGTQVTLGLRTVVTSVPYFVFGATNQLVGGLADLAEAGIPLISLVAKIAIIPVQFAGDLAYVATNLAAQIVAKLTGVEGASIFPLWPPAPPSVQPQPDETTTLLDLVAVCGDDPASASFLRCGGPSIAV, from the coding sequence ATGAGTCACGCCAGGTACGTCGGACGGGTCGGAGCACTGGCCGTCACGCTCGGGGTCGGCTGGGCGGTGGCCACCGCCGCGCCCGGTGTGGCGTTCGCCGACGACACCGCGTCGGGTACCGGTGACACCTCGGCGACCACGGACGCGGGTCCGTCGGCGGCCTCGGCGCGGTCCGAGCGGCGGGCCCGTGTCGAGCAGCGGCGGCAGGAGGCCCGCGAGGCGAGGGCCGACCGGCAGGCGCAACGGCAGGCCGCGCGTGAGGCCCGCGCCGCCGACCGGGACACCGACGCCGAGACCGACACCGACACGGACACCGACACCGACGGGTCGGAGAGCACCGTCACCGTCGTCAGTGTCGCGACCACCCCACCGTCGTCGACGGCGGAGTCACCGTCGGATCCCGACCCCGCCGCGCCGCTCGCGGCGACGACATTGTTGACCGCGGCGGCCGCGTCCCGCGAAGAGCGACAGGCGTTGCGGCGCAACGCGATTGCGCCGCCCCCGCCGGTGAGCGCTTTGGCCGCCGACGATACGCCGAACGTCCTGGTGATCGGCATCGACGGCACCAACCTCAGCAAGATCCTGGCCAACCCCGCCAATACGAATCTGTTCGGACTCATGCAGGGCGGGACGACCGCCGCGTCCACGATCGTCGGGCACACCACGATCTCCAACCCGTCCTGGACGTCGATCCTGACCGGGGCGTGGGGCGAGCACACCGGCGTCATCAACAACGTGTTCACCCCGTGGACCTACGACGCGTGGCCGACGGTGTTCAACCAGCTCGAAGGGTTCGACAGCTCCATCGAGACCACCGCGATCTCCGACTGGGACGTCATCGCCGGCATCGCGGGCGCGGGTTCGGTACCCGTGGACAACAACATCTACTTCACCCAGGTGGCCGGGGACACCGACTGGTCCAAGACCGACGACCGGGTCGGCGACGCGACCGAGGCCGCGATCGCCAACGCCAACCTGGATGTCGCCAACTTCGTGTTCGGCTATTTCGTCGGCGTCGACGAGAACGGCCACATGCACGGCGGTGACTCACCCGAGTACGCGGCCGCCATCGAGAACGTCGACCGCAATGTCGGCGAGATCCTCGCCGCGGTGGCCGCGAGCGGGGAGGAGTGGACGATCCTCGTGGTGACCGACCACGGCCACCAGCCGCAGAAGGGGCTCGGCCACGGCTTCCAATCCCCGCCCGAGACATCGACATTCGTCATCGCGAACGGTGGCGGCTTCGCCACGGGCGCGATCAACCTGACCTATTCGATCGTCGACATCACCCCCACCGTGGTGACGCTGTTCGGTGGGCAGCCGTCGGCGGACTCCGACGGAGAGTCGCTGACCGATCAGGCCGACAACAACGTCTTCCCGATCGACGACGACGGGGCGTTGCGCGCCGGCCTGCTCAACATCATCGCCAAGTACGGCTACCCCGACATCGGCACGCAAGTGACGCTCGGTCTGCGCACCGTCGTCACGTCGGTGCCGTACTTCGTGTTCGGCGCCACCAATCAGCTCGTCGGCGGGCTTGCGGACCTCGCCGAGGCGGGGATCCCGCTGATCAGCCTGGTCGCCAAGATCGCGATCATCCCGGTGCAGTTCGCCGGCGACCTGGCCTACGTGGCCACCAACCTCGCCGCCCAGATCGTCGCGAAGCTGACCGGCGTGGAAGGGGCGAGCATCTTCCCGCTGTGGCCGCCGGCCCCGCCGTCGGTGCAGCCGCAGCCGGACGAGACGACCACCCTGCTCGATCTCGTCGCGGTGTGCGGCGACGATCCGGCCTCGGCGAGCTTCCTGCGGTGCGGGGGGCCCAGCATCGCGGTCTAA
- a CDS encoding DMT family transporter: protein MAGERAGYRTENLAAGAALTTAAFFCVALVGALAKVSGRYTSTGVLLLAQNAICLAAVAPVALRHGRAPMRTRRFGLHLLRAATGTAAWYALFFAITLIPLANATLLSYSAPLWMPLIAWAVTRQRVATATWVGAGVGFAGVVLVLRPQGHGVSLGELSAFAGALLLAVAMMSVRWLGATEPTMRILFYYFLLSTAMSVPIAAADLRAIAAPGWPWLIALGLAQWGSQLLVIIAYRFAPAEKLGPFIYSVIVFTALIDWLFWDHRPTLSTYLGMALVIGGGLLAVRAKTAAAQAVSPPP, encoded by the coding sequence ATGGCCGGTGAGCGCGCGGGATACCGCACCGAGAATCTGGCGGCCGGCGCAGCGCTCACGACCGCGGCGTTCTTCTGTGTCGCGTTGGTGGGCGCGCTGGCGAAGGTGTCGGGTCGCTACACCTCCACCGGTGTGCTGTTGCTGGCGCAGAACGCGATCTGTCTGGCGGCGGTCGCCCCGGTGGCGTTGCGGCACGGACGGGCGCCGATGCGTACCCGGCGGTTCGGCCTGCATCTGCTGCGCGCCGCGACCGGCACCGCGGCCTGGTATGCGTTGTTCTTCGCGATCACGCTGATTCCGCTGGCAAACGCGACGCTGCTGAGCTACAGCGCGCCGCTGTGGATGCCGCTGATCGCGTGGGCGGTGACGCGTCAGCGGGTCGCCACCGCCACCTGGGTCGGCGCCGGCGTCGGCTTCGCCGGCGTGGTGCTGGTGCTGCGGCCGCAGGGGCACGGTGTGAGCCTCGGCGAGCTGTCGGCGTTCGCCGGGGCACTGCTGCTGGCGGTGGCGATGATGTCGGTCCGCTGGCTGGGGGCCACGGAACCGACGATGCGGATCCTGTTCTACTACTTCCTGTTGTCGACGGCGATGTCGGTGCCGATCGCGGCGGCCGATCTGCGGGCGATCGCTGCGCCGGGGTGGCCGTGGCTGATCGCGCTCGGGCTCGCGCAGTGGGGTTCGCAACTGCTCGTCATCATCGCCTACCGCTTCGCGCCGGCGGAGAAGCTGGGACCGTTCATCTATTCGGTCATCGTCTTCACCGCGCTGATCGACTGGCTGTTCTGGGACCACCGCCCCACCCTGTCGACGTATCTGGGGATGGCGCTGGTGATCGGCGGCGGGCTGCTCGCCGTGCGCGCCAAAACCGCTGCGGCACAGGCGGTCTCACCACCTCCCTGA
- a CDS encoding IS481 family transposase, translating to MSHANAALTPRARLRLARLVVESNWTYAAAAKMFMVAPRTAKKWADRFRAEGVAGMDDRSSRPHLTPTKTSQQVMRRIVDVRWRKRLGPVQIAGQLGVPASTVHAVLTRCRINRLSYIDRVTGEPIRRYEHGHPGSLIHVDVTKFANIPDGGGHKFLTHQQSKRNARQTARRTGDRGDRAHQYRPRIGIAFLHTVIDDHSRVAYAEICTDETAVTAIGVLRRAVTWFAERGVIVERVLSDNGSAYRSYAWRDACAELDIIPKRTRPYRPQTNGKIERFHRTLGDGWAYARLYQSTEERNTALPGWLHFYNHHRAHSAIGGQPPVTRLTNLPGHHT from the coding sequence GTGTCCCACGCTAATGCTGCTCTGACCCCGCGCGCTCGATTGAGGCTCGCCCGGCTCGTCGTCGAGTCCAACTGGACCTACGCCGCTGCCGCCAAGATGTTCATGGTCGCCCCACGCACGGCCAAGAAGTGGGCCGACCGGTTCCGCGCCGAGGGTGTCGCCGGGATGGACGACCGCAGTTCGCGACCACACCTCACCCCTACCAAGACCAGCCAGCAGGTCATGCGGCGGATCGTCGACGTGCGGTGGCGCAAGCGGTTGGGGCCGGTGCAGATCGCCGGTCAACTCGGAGTGCCGGCCTCCACGGTGCATGCGGTGTTGACCCGGTGTCGGATCAACCGCTTGTCCTATATCGACCGCGTCACCGGTGAACCCATTCGACGCTATGAGCATGGCCATCCGGGCTCGTTGATCCACGTCGACGTCACCAAGTTCGCCAACATCCCCGACGGCGGCGGCCATAAGTTCCTGACTCATCAACAGAGCAAGCGCAACGCGCGCCAAACGGCCCGACGCACTGGCGACCGCGGTGATCGCGCCCACCAATACCGGCCGAGAATAGGAATTGCGTTCCTGCACACCGTGATCGATGATCACTCCCGCGTGGCCTATGCCGAAATCTGTACCGACGAAACAGCGGTCACGGCGATCGGTGTGCTGCGGCGGGCCGTGACCTGGTTCGCCGAGCGGGGCGTCATCGTCGAACGCGTCCTGTCCGACAACGGATCGGCCTACCGGTCCTACGCCTGGCGCGACGCCTGCGCCGAACTGGACATAATTCCGAAGCGGACCCGTCCGTATCGGCCCCAGACCAACGGCAAGATCGAGCGATTCCACCGCACCCTGGGCGACGGTTGGGCCTACGCCCGGCTCTACCAATCGACCGAAGAACGCAACACCGCCCTACCGGGTTGGCTGCACTTCTACAATCACCACCGAGCCCACTCCGCCATCGGAGGACAGCCACCGGTCACCCGACTGACCAACCTCCCTGGACATCACACCTAG
- a CDS encoding sensor domain-containing protein has product MADCSAAQAVAAAAAAGLAIDDDAVGVVVQSSTGQIIAVTSQAQQILRLDRDELLGRYSADPRWAAIGADGVALRGEDHPSMRALRTGQPVRGAIMGVHRPGHDAAGEHVWLTVDSIPLDVGDGRSARVVTRFAQIIGSRAVELQSLASRHLHKLLIDHTPDIAAWQLPDTTFLWVSVSVRDILGYEPEEIIGQTAYALAHPDDAALLREDHAAVAPSSHIVRMRHRGGGFRSLEVATQVVRNAVGEPAQLRTAWRDVTDRVKAEQERDAALEMIRSVWNSSPIGIAVCDARGVIEEANHALCVMLGRRRNDVVGSRLHTFLHPEHHRLDTVIAPAEDGAGPHQSESRYVRPDGTPFWGLCTTATLDVRIGAEPRYLVHLQDVTVRRIAHEKLIYTASHDPLTGLVNRAAFEEHVERSSERLPPESCSGMLFIDLDDFKSVNDTYGHDVGDTLLRAVAARLERAVRDGDLVARLGGDEFVVYLPQVEQPEEAVAVARRVSSLLSAPYRVGHRTIRTSVSIGVTTATAEQRALLMRTADRAMYRAKTTGSAVVTEKTDGHDDRCGPPTIP; this is encoded by the coding sequence GTGGCAGATTGCTCAGCTGCCCAGGCAGTTGCAGCAGCGGCGGCAGCGGGTCTCGCGATCGACGACGATGCCGTCGGAGTGGTCGTGCAGTCCTCGACCGGCCAGATCATCGCCGTGACCTCTCAAGCACAGCAAATTCTGCGGCTCGACCGGGACGAATTGCTGGGCCGCTATTCGGCAGACCCGCGGTGGGCGGCGATCGGCGCCGACGGTGTGGCACTGCGCGGGGAGGATCACCCGTCGATGCGTGCGCTGCGGACCGGGCAACCCGTGCGCGGCGCCATCATGGGTGTCCACCGCCCCGGACATGATGCCGCCGGCGAACACGTCTGGTTGACGGTGGACAGCATCCCCCTCGATGTCGGCGACGGCCGATCCGCGCGTGTGGTGACCAGGTTCGCCCAGATCATCGGCTCGCGCGCCGTCGAGCTACAGTCGCTGGCCTCCCGGCACCTGCACAAGCTCCTGATCGATCACACTCCCGACATCGCGGCGTGGCAGTTGCCCGACACCACCTTCCTGTGGGTGTCGGTCTCGGTCAGGGACATCCTCGGGTACGAGCCGGAGGAGATCATCGGACAAACCGCCTACGCACTCGCACATCCCGACGACGCCGCCCTGCTTCGTGAGGATCACGCCGCGGTTGCTCCGTCATCGCACATTGTTCGAATGCGCCACCGCGGTGGCGGGTTCCGGTCGCTCGAGGTGGCGACGCAGGTCGTCCGGAACGCGGTGGGCGAACCCGCCCAACTGCGCACCGCGTGGCGCGATGTGACCGACCGGGTGAAGGCCGAGCAGGAGCGTGATGCTGCGCTGGAGATGATCCGATCGGTGTGGAACAGCTCGCCCATCGGCATCGCCGTCTGCGATGCGCGGGGTGTGATCGAGGAGGCCAATCACGCCTTGTGCGTGATGCTGGGACGGCGACGAAACGACGTGGTGGGTTCCAGGCTGCACACCTTCCTCCACCCTGAGCATCACCGCCTCGACACCGTGATCGCACCGGCCGAAGACGGAGCCGGTCCGCACCAATCCGAATCGCGCTACGTACGTCCGGACGGCACGCCGTTCTGGGGGCTGTGCACCACGGCGACACTCGACGTCCGCATCGGCGCAGAGCCGAGATACCTCGTCCACCTTCAAGACGTCACGGTCCGTCGGATCGCTCACGAGAAGCTCATCTACACGGCCTCCCATGACCCTCTCACCGGCTTGGTCAACCGCGCAGCCTTCGAGGAACATGTCGAACGCAGCAGCGAACGGCTGCCGCCGGAGTCGTGCAGCGGCATGCTGTTCATCGATCTCGATGACTTCAAATCGGTCAACGACACCTACGGCCACGACGTCGGCGACACGTTGCTCCGAGCAGTGGCCGCACGGCTCGAACGCGCGGTGAGAGACGGCGATCTCGTCGCCAGGCTGGGCGGCGACGAGTTCGTGGTGTACCTACCGCAGGTCGAGCAGCCCGAGGAGGCCGTCGCCGTGGCGAGACGCGTGTCGTCGCTGCTGTCGGCGCCCTACCGGGTGGGCCACCGAACGATTCGGACCTCGGTCAGCATCGGTGTCACGACCGCCACCGCGGAGCAACGTGCGCTGTTGATGAGAACAGCAGATCGTGCGATGTACCGCGCCAAGACGACCGGGAGTGCGGTGGTGACCGAGAAGACCGACGGGCACGACGACCGCTGCGGGCCGCCCACCATTCCCTAG